The following are encoded in a window of Limibacter armeniacum genomic DNA:
- a CDS encoding DUF2237 family protein, whose product MEKNVLGTKLMPCCYSPRTGFFRDGYCSTGPEDRGAHVVCAVMTEAFLQFSVSKGNDLITPIPAYQFPGLKEGDKWCLCVLRWKEALEAGVAPPLLLESTHEAALEFVTFEELKLYALDTENLE is encoded by the coding sequence ATGGAAAAAAATGTATTAGGTACTAAACTTATGCCTTGCTGCTACTCACCTAGAACTGGTTTCTTCCGTGATGGCTATTGCTCAACAGGTCCAGAAGATAGGGGAGCACATGTGGTTTGTGCAGTGATGACTGAGGCGTTTTTACAGTTTTCTGTCTCTAAAGGAAATGACTTGATTACACCAATACCCGCCTACCAGTTTCCGGGACTAAAAGAAGGAGACAAGTGGTGTCTGTGTGTATTAAGGTGGAAAGAGGCTTTAGAAGCAGGTGTAGCGCCACCGTTACTGTTGGAGTCTACTCATGAAGCTGCTTTGGAGTTTGTCACCTTTGAGGAATTAAAGTTATATGCCTTGGATACGGAGAACCTTGAATAA
- a CDS encoding DUF3347 domain-containing protein encodes MKLNRLFKLLLPGIVVLLGFTACGSESKDTHHEGHDHQHETVPAQAEDIAETPVAKISNEQVQVLLDGYLPIKDALVKTDAKAAQKAASEFAEKLSEEAFAAIKDVAGQVAATDDVEAQRTSFEVLSEKVYEVVKTADVTAPIYKQYCPMAFDNKGAFWLSSEKEIRNPYFGDKMLTCGMVKETIAKQ; translated from the coding sequence ATGAAACTGAACCGACTATTCAAATTATTACTTCCAGGGATTGTGGTACTATTGGGCTTCACTGCTTGTGGCAGTGAGTCGAAAGATACACATCATGAAGGGCATGACCATCAGCATGAAACAGTACCGGCACAAGCTGAGGATATAGCTGAAACACCTGTAGCTAAGATTTCCAATGAACAAGTACAAGTGTTACTGGATGGATATTTACCAATTAAGGATGCCTTGGTGAAAACTGATGCTAAGGCTGCTCAAAAAGCAGCAAGTGAATTTGCAGAAAAGTTGTCTGAAGAAGCATTTGCTGCGATTAAGGATGTAGCAGGTCAGGTAGCAGCGACTGATGATGTGGAAGCTCAGCGCACAAGTTTTGAGGTGCTTTCAGAAAAAGTTTATGAAGTAGTAAAAACAGCTGATGTAACAGCTCCTATTTATAAACAATACTGCCCAATGGCTTTTGATAATAAAGGCGCTTTTTGGTTGAGCAGTGAAAAAGAAATTAGAAACCCATATTTTGGTGATAAAATGCTGACATGTGGTATGGTTAAAGAGACTATTGCTAAGCAGTAA
- the era gene encoding GTPase Era, whose protein sequence is MSNHKAGFVSIIGKPNVGKSTLMNHLVGERLSIITSKAQTTRHRIMGIINEDDYQIVYSDTPGIIKPKYKLQESMMDFVKNSLEDADVILFVTDIFEKFDESEVVERLKKMDIPIILLVNKIDLADQQKVVEKMQFWQEALAPKEIVPISALHKFNVDHLLDAILEYIPEHPAFFSKEDLTDKPQRFFVSEIIREKILLNFEQEIPYACEVTVHTFKEEADIIRIGADIVVERKSQKAIVIGKGGQALKKVGTQARKDMEAFFQKKVFLEQYVKVDPDWRSHDFKLRRFGYME, encoded by the coding sequence ATGAGTAATCATAAAGCAGGCTTTGTAAGCATTATTGGCAAACCCAATGTTGGAAAATCTACTCTGATGAACCACTTGGTGGGAGAAAGACTTTCCATTATTACTTCCAAAGCGCAGACAACTCGTCACCGCATCATGGGTATCATCAATGAAGATGACTACCAAATCGTTTACTCAGATACTCCTGGTATCATCAAGCCTAAATACAAGCTTCAGGAGTCGATGATGGATTTCGTTAAAAACTCCCTTGAAGATGCTGATGTTATTCTTTTTGTGACCGACATTTTTGAGAAGTTTGATGAATCTGAAGTCGTTGAGCGACTCAAAAAAATGGATATTCCAATTATCTTACTTGTCAATAAAATAGACCTAGCTGACCAACAAAAAGTTGTTGAAAAGATGCAGTTCTGGCAAGAAGCACTTGCTCCAAAAGAAATTGTACCTATTTCAGCCTTACATAAATTCAATGTCGATCACCTGCTGGATGCTATTCTGGAGTATATTCCAGAACACCCTGCTTTCTTCAGCAAAGAAGACCTGACTGACAAACCTCAGCGCTTTTTCGTTTCAGAGATTATCCGTGAGAAAATTCTACTGAATTTCGAACAAGAAATACCTTATGCCTGTGAGGTAACGGTTCACACCTTTAAAGAGGAAGCGGATATTATCAGAATTGGAGCTGACATCGTAGTTGAAAGGAAATCACAAAAGGCGATTGTTATTGGAAAAGGAGGACAAGCTCTGAAGAAAGTTGGTACTCAGGCTCGAAAGGATATGGAAGCCTTCTTCCAGAAAAAAGTATTCTTGGAGCAATATGTAAAAGTTGAT